The proteins below are encoded in one region of Ereboglobus luteus:
- a CDS encoding sodium:solute symporter family transporter codes for MKGVAQFVSGGRMAGRYLLAVAKGEMQAGAVVFVAAWEVFAHAGFVPYWWGWITPPIYLVVGIFGFVIYRFRETRAMTLAQFFEMRYSRGFRRFSGILGFIAGILNFGIIPAVGSRFMVYFLQLPPELHLFGYVIPTYVPLMGCLIGVSLSLTLAGGLITLMVTDCLEGIFSQVMYLLIIVGVFCVVGWSQMSDVLGSRPAGYSMVDPFDAWQVQDFNLWYVLMGLFLGVYGTMAWQNAGSYNTAAATPHDARMAGLLGKWREAGKVVVIVLLGAAALAFLNHPDFASASVQAKETLDGIATPQLQKQMTIPVALSQMLPAGVKGALCAILLLGIFGGDSTHLHSWGSMLAQDVILPRMKRPPPPEKHIKLLRGCIVGVAVFAFLFGTFFTQTEYIVMWWQVTTAVYVGGAGAAIIGGLYWRRGTSAGAWTAMVTGSILSGGGILVYKIWGAGVFSSVLNYLLGAVGITGVPSFQLNGIQISMIAAITSITLYIVVSLCTCKAPYPLEKMLHRDVAAADKPKPGGWRKSLTLGKLIGFDDKFSKSDKWIAGGLFVWMAGWFLVMVIGTAWNLIGKSGAVSWIRPWPKDVWMGFWHITSIGLPLLITVTTAIWFTWGGFRDIRRLFKSLKTATVDDSDNGTVSK; via the coding sequence ATGAAAGGCGTCGCCCAGTTTGTGTCAGGGGGACGGATGGCCGGGCGCTACCTGCTGGCTGTTGCCAAGGGTGAAATGCAGGCGGGCGCGGTGGTGTTTGTTGCCGCGTGGGAGGTGTTCGCCCACGCGGGTTTCGTGCCTTACTGGTGGGGGTGGATCACGCCTCCCATTTATCTCGTTGTTGGCATCTTCGGTTTTGTCATCTACCGGTTTCGCGAAACCCGCGCCATGACGCTGGCGCAATTTTTCGAAATGCGATACAGCCGCGGTTTCCGGCGCTTCAGCGGCATACTCGGATTTATTGCGGGCATATTGAATTTTGGAATAATCCCGGCGGTCGGGTCGCGGTTCATGGTGTATTTTCTCCAACTGCCGCCGGAATTGCATTTGTTTGGATATGTCATACCAACGTATGTTCCGCTCATGGGATGCCTGATCGGCGTAAGCCTGAGCCTGACGCTCGCGGGCGGATTGATCACCCTGATGGTCACCGACTGCCTCGAGGGCATTTTTTCCCAGGTCATGTATCTTCTCATCATCGTGGGCGTGTTCTGCGTGGTCGGCTGGTCGCAGATGAGCGATGTGCTTGGCAGTCGTCCCGCCGGTTATTCGATGGTTGATCCCTTCGACGCATGGCAGGTGCAGGATTTTAATTTATGGTATGTTCTCATGGGGCTGTTTTTGGGAGTCTATGGAACCATGGCCTGGCAGAACGCCGGATCATACAACACCGCCGCCGCCACTCCGCATGACGCGCGCATGGCCGGTCTGCTTGGGAAATGGAGGGAGGCAGGAAAAGTTGTCGTGATTGTATTGTTGGGCGCGGCGGCGCTCGCATTTTTGAACCACCCGGATTTTGCGTCGGCTTCAGTGCAGGCAAAGGAGACATTGGACGGCATAGCGACTCCCCAGCTTCAAAAGCAAATGACCATTCCCGTCGCTTTGTCGCAAATGCTGCCCGCCGGAGTAAAGGGGGCGCTGTGCGCAATATTGTTGCTGGGAATATTTGGCGGGGACTCCACGCATTTGCACTCATGGGGCAGCATGCTGGCGCAGGACGTGATTCTTCCCCGCATGAAGCGTCCGCCGCCGCCCGAGAAGCACATCAAGCTGCTGCGCGGGTGCATTGTCGGCGTGGCGGTTTTTGCATTCCTGTTCGGAACATTTTTTACCCAGACGGAATATATTGTGATGTGGTGGCAGGTGACCACGGCGGTTTACGTGGGCGGCGCCGGGGCGGCCATCATCGGGGGGCTGTATTGGCGGCGCGGCACGAGCGCCGGGGCGTGGACGGCAATGGTAACGGGCTCCATACTTTCCGGCGGCGGCATCCTTGTTTATAAAATATGGGGCGCCGGTGTGTTTTCCTCGGTTTTGAATTATTTGCTGGGCGCGGTCGGCATCACCGGCGTTCCGTCATTTCAATTGAATGGAATACAAATTTCAATGATCGCGGCGATCACATCGATTACATTGTATATAGTGGTTTCACTATGCACCTGCAAGGCGCCTTATCCACTGGAGAAAATGTTGCATCGCGATGTCGCCGCCGCTGACAAACCCAAACCGGGCGGATGGAGAAAATCGCTGACACTGGGAAAGCTTATAGGCTTCGACGATAAATTCAGCAAGAGTGACAAATGGATAGCCGGCGGCCTGTTTGTGTGGATGGCGGGCTGGTTTTTGGTGATGGTGATCGGGACTGCGTGGAATCTGATAGGCAAGAGCGGGGCGGTCAGTTGGATTCGGCCCTGGCCCAAGGATGTGTGGATGGGTTTCTGGCACATCACATCCATCGGGCTGCCTTTGTTGATCACAGTCACCACGGCGATCTGGTTTACGTGGGGAGGCTTTCGCGACATTCGGAGACTGTTCAAGAGTTTAAAGACGGCAACCGTGGACGACTCGGACAATGGCACTGTTTCGAAGTAA